TGCGATGGCCCAAGAGTTGATGCAACTCCAAGCGCAGTACGAAACGCTCAAGCAACAGTATCAAACCATGCAGAACGTCCAGGGCAACCTTGAAGGTTCGTATGGTCGCGGTTCGGTTGGCCTTGATGACTCTCTCGATGCCGCGTCCGTGGTGCCTGGCTCTTGGCAAGAAGTGGTGTCGCAACAGAGCAGTGGTGCATACGGCAGCAAACAGTCGTATTACGAAGACCTTATCAACACGATGCCGCAGGAGCTGTTTGACAATCCCGAGGGCCAGCGCGCCAAGGGCTATCAACTCAGCTCCAACTCCGTCCGTGCTGCCATGTCAGGGGGGGACGCCTTGTACAGCGAGGTGCAAGTTCACTTGAACAACTTGGCCACCTTGGCAGCGCAGGTAGATACCACAACTAACGCCAAGGACGCTGCGGATCTACAGAACAGAATCGCAGCGGAAAACGGGATGCTGTCCTCGGCGCAGTCGAAGCTAAGCGCCCTGAACATGAATCTGCAAGCGAATCTGAGCAACGCCGAAAACCAAGCCACGGCGGATAACCAGAAATTTTTCACTTGGTCTGATCAGTAATTCTCGCGTGCGAGAAAAGGAGACGCATATGAAAGCCCTGACACTCATCTTAAAAATCTTGTTTGCCCCTGTGTGGCTGCCGCTGTGGGTTGTCTGGAAGCTCGGCAAGGTACTGATCCTTGCAGTCTTCATTTCCGCAGCCACTGGGTGCACCACCAACACTGGTCACATTGACAAGTCGCCATGTGCCTGCACGTTCACCCCTTTTGAAGTACCGGCAGCAAAGGAGGATCGCAATGTTTAAGCCCAAGCTGAACGTAACCAACATCCTTACCTTGATCGTCGCTGTCGGTGTGGTAGGCGGTCTGATCTACATCAACTCGTCCACCTACTTCACCACCAGCTCCGGCAGCGATAGTGCCCCAACTGTACAGCAACCTGTGACGGGCAACCCTCTGCTGACGGCCAAAAAAGAAGATGTCAGCCGCTGGTTTCCGGGTACTTGCTTCGCTGAAATCTACATGCAGTCGTCATCGTACGGCGGTGCCCTGGTTCAAGGCTGCATCGAAAAGACTATCCGCGAGGTGGCCAGCGAAACCGGCTACAAGCTGAGCGCTGATGACTTCCGTAAACCCGAGGTGATTGCCCACTTCAAGACAGTCTACGGGGCTGCCCCATGGCGAACCTGACCTTAGAGGGCTTGGTCGGGGCTTCTGATGAAGTATCGACCCGGTTCGTAGCCGAGGTCTTTCCGAACCTGGCTGGTCTGGTTTCTCCCGTCGTGTACATCGCGGCAGTTCTTTACTGGGCCACATTGGGTTTCTCGGTCTACAGCGGTCGCCAAGGCATCGACCCATGGGACTTCGGTAAGCGCGGCATGATGACGCTCATGGTGTTTGCCGGGCTCAACTGGGGCGAAGGCGGTTCGATCTTGTACCAAGGCTGGGCACAAGCGACCGAGGCACTTGCGGCTAAGGTCATGAGTGGAGGTTCGACTACCAATATGCTCGATGCTCTGTATGTCAACATCGGCAAGGTGTCGAGCGTTTTGATGAACGTGAGCTGGCGTCAGTTCGGCATGATCCTGATGGGGTATGGCCTATTTGTAGTCAACTGCATCCTGTTCGTAGTGGCTCTGTTGAACATGCTGATTGCAAAGTTTGGTGCTGCGATCTGTATGGCCATTTTCCCAATCATCATCGGCTTCTTCTTCTTCCAGTCTACCCGGCAATGGGCGATGAACTGGTTAAGCAAGATGCTCAACTTCTCGTTCGTTTACGTCATGTCGATTGCCATCGTTCGCTTCGGCTATGCAGCATTTGGTGACGCAATCGACGAAGTAACCAGGGCAGCAACCATAACTGATGCTGCGCTAATCACTGCCCAGCAATACGGCACGCTTCTGATTGTCGTCGGGATTTTGGTGATTTGCATGTTGCAAGTTCGTTCTTGGGCAGCGGCCCTTGCTTCGGGTGCAAGTGTACAGGGCGCATCGCTGGTAATGATGGCTATCCGCAGTGCAGGTATTCGCTAATGGACAACACATTTAAGAACGACGAAACAGCTCGCCGGAAACACTTAGTTGAAAACAAAAAAGTCCGACAGGAACGAAACCGGTCTTTGCTCGGCCAAGGTATTCAGGCAGTTGTGATTCTTGGTTTGGTCGCCGCTGTAGTCTTTCTGTCTAAGACGCATACAGTTATCCCGGTGGTTACGGTCATTGGCGCAGACGGTGAGGTTCTGAAACAACGTGTGGTCGATAAGAACAATGTCAGCTCAGAGGAAGCGTTGATTGAGTCTGATCTGTATACGTTCATCAATTCATGCAACACCTTCGACCCACGTGCCCGGCAAGAAATGTCGGATATTTGCCATATGTTTTCGAGTCCTGAAGTCGCACGTCAGTACGAGCATGAAATTGCAGCAGACAATCCACGTAATCCTTACCTGACCCTTGATGACAAATCTTGGATTAGTGCTCAGGCGTACGGGATCAACAAAATTGGCGATCTGTATCAGGTTGCTTTCAACTCCAATTACTACGCAACACCAACGTCTGACCCTAAAACAACGCAGTATGTCGCCACCGTAAAAGTTCAGCACACTGGTGAACCAAGGGCATTGGGTGATCGTTGGATTAACCCGCTTGGCACTGTAATCACCGTATATCGCAAGAACGAAGAACTGAGCCGCCAGTAATCGTTCTATCGCAAGGAAACTGACAATGAACATGAATCTCCGCGCATTGCCGCAAGTGACAGCTATTGCCCTGAGTCTGGCAGTTGGATCAATTATCCTCCCAGCTCAGGCCGCAAAAGAGCCAACTTCCTTGATGACCGATCAGCGCGTCAAGCAAGTCCCATATGACCCGAATCAGGTCTATGAGCTGATTGGTACTTATAATTATCAGACTTCAATCGAGTTTGAAGCTGATGAAATGGTCAAGGTTGTTGCCTTGGGCGATACCATTGCCTGGCAGACCGTGACCTACGAAAACCGCCTATTCCTCAAGCCTGTCGAAGACAATGCTAAAACCAACCTGACGGTTATCACCAGCAAACGTACCTACTACTTCCAGCTCAACAGCTCGAAGTCTTCTAAAGGCCAGTCATATCTGGTGCGATTCGTATACCCCGGCAGCCGTGTGACCACTTTTGCAGGTGCTAAGCCATCGCCAAAAGCAGCCTATACAGCTTCGGCAAGTGAACCGAACATCAACTATGGCTATTCAGGCGACCGCGATGCAATTGGCGTTACTGGTGCCCTGGATGACGGCGAATTCACCAAGTTCCTGCTGAAAAAAGGAACTGATATGCCGCAGGTGTACATGGTGATGCCCGATGGAACCGAGAAACTGGTCAATAAGCGCCGCGAAGGTGACTACATCGTAGTCGAGCGAACCGCCAGCATGTTTGTGTTGCGGGACGGTAACGCTTATGTGTGCATCGAGAACCTTGCAAACCCCTACAAGCGCACCGTAACCCGTGGTGCGCGCGATGGCGGGGGGGCATAACCATGGCAGATCAAGAAAAAACCCGCGAAGAAGAAATTCGTGAATGGGATGAATCGCAAAGCAACTCGATGCTCAAGGGCGGTAAATCCAACAAGCTGAGCGGCATTGCAATTGCTGTCGCCGCAGTTGTTTTGTGCGGTGGTGTGTTCTGGTTGCAGCATAGCGGCAACGATACCACCGAAAAGAAAAAGACCAGTGATGACCTGGTCATTTCCGAACGTCGCCGCGTGCAAGATCCCGTGCAGCCGCGCAAGCAAGCCACGGTGCCCGCTGCATCTAATGACGGTGCCCAAGAAGCGAAGGCTGAAACCCCTCGTAGTACCGTGAACAAGCAACAGGCGACAGGCCTGTCAGAAGATGAAAAGCGCCGGCGGCAGTTGGAGTTCCAGAAGGAGCTGGAGCGGCAGAAGATGCTTGCCGCCCGGCAGCGGTCGGCCATTGTTGCTCAGTCCCGTGGCGGTGCTGGTAATGGTGGCAGCTCCGGCAGCGCTACTGGCAGCAGCTCAGGACAGTCCGGTGGAATGCTGGGCGGCAGCTCGCGCAGTGGTGCGCAGAATGCCCCAACAAACAGCAATGACGCATACGCGCAATCGACATTCTCCGATGGTGTAGCCGTATCCGAAGCGCGGGCCATGAAGGATCTGGAATTCAAGGTTCTTCAAGGCGCGACCATCGACGCCGTGTTGCAGCCTCGGGCCAAAAGCGATCTGCCCGGTCAGGTGTGCGTCAGTGTGCAGCGCGACGTTTATGCAGCAGTCGGTCGTCGTGTGTTGATTCCTTGGGGATCGACAGTTTGCGGTAGCTACAACGCAAGCCTCAAGCCGGGCCAAGAACGCCTTTTCACCATTTGGAACTGGCTGCGTACTCCCAAGCTGGACGGACGCCCAGCAATGGAAGTTGCCTTAAACAGCGGCGGTGCCGATCAGCTCGGTTCGGCAGGCCAAGGCGGCGTAGTCGATAACCACTGGGCGCAAATTTTCGGTGTTGCGGCAGCAATTTCCGTTATCGGTGCAGGCGCGTCGAATAGTGGTGTTGGCAGTGGTGACCGAGAAAACTCGGCATCGAATTACCGCACGGAAGTGCAGGAAGCCGCGGCTGATTCCGCGCAAACCGTCCTGGGCCGCTACGCCAACATTCAGCCATCGCTGACCGTACCGCATGGCTCGCGTGTGGTGATTTACCTCAACCGCGACCTCGATTTCTCGTCGCAGTACAAAGAAGAAGTAGAGCGCGCCGAGAACGGCGGCGTTACCTACATCCAGTGAGGGCCAGTTATGTCTGAGATTGCTTCTTTCCGCGCCAAACTGGCCAATGTGGTCGCTCTGCTGGATGACCCAATGGTGACTGAGATTGCCATCAATGGCCCTGATAACGTGTGGGTAGGTCGACGTGGCCAGCGGTTCATGAGTCCGGTGTCGGTCGATGGTGTAACCGTTCCGCTGATCGTATCACTGGCCGAAGTAATCGCCGCTCACACGAATCAAGAAGTTGATTCGATGGCCCCGATACTGTCAGGGCGCATCCCGATCAATCTTGAAGATAACGTGCCAGACCATGAGCGAGGCGACTACCGCGTACAGGTAGTGCTAGCTCCGGCCGTCGAGCAACATATCGGTGGCATCGTCACCATTCGTAAGCCCGGCCGCACGATCATGACACTGGATGATTACGCGCTTTCAGGTGCATTCGAGCGGATCAACGAGCCAGTTGATCGCGCAGATTATTCCGACGATCACCTCAAGGAGCTGATGCGGGATCGGCAGTGGAAAGCCTTCTTCATCGGCGTCATCAAGGCTCGCAAGAACATCATGATTTCGGCGGGCACCAATGCCGGGAAAACCACGTTCCTCAATAGTCTTTTGCAACACATCGATCCGCAAGAGCGGATCGTGACCATCGAAGACACTCGCGAAATAAGCTTGGCAGCGCAGAACAAAGTCCACTTGATCTACTCCCGTGGTGGGCAGGGCAGGGCAAAAGTCACGCCCTTTGATCTGCTCGAATCTATCCTGCGCCTGACTCCCGACCGGGCAATCATGGGCGAGCTGCGCGGCGGTGAGGCTTTTCCTTTCCTTGAGCTGCTGAACACCGGACATAGCGGATCGCTGAGTTCGATTCACGCGGACTCTCCAACCATGATGTTCGATCGTCTCGCCTCAATGGCGGCTCGTGGCGGGGCAGACATGAGCAAAGACCAGCTCATTGAGTATGCCCGTCAACTCGTAAACGTTGTTGTGCAGTGGGAATACGGCTTCGACGGAAAGCGCTTCATCACTGAGGTTCAATTCGGCTCGGAGGTACAAAGTTATGCTGCCTAAATTCACAATCGCCGCGCTGGCTCTGTGCTGCGCTTTCAATCAAGCGTATGCGGATGATGCGGCAACGATCCCTGAGTCGGTTGTCTTTTCGGAGCTGGCGGCGCAGTGCGCTCCGAAGGTTAACCATCAAACCCTGAACGCCCTGGTGGGCAATGAATCTTCGTACAACCCATATGCAATAGGTGTGGTCGATGGCGTCCTTGAACGTCAGCCACAGTCGCGTAATGAAGCTGTGGCCACTGCTGAGCGGCTTGAGCAAGAGGGTTATAACTTCTCTGTAGGTATCGGCCAGTTCAACATCAAGAACATCCGGGCAATGGGTCTGACCGTAGATGAGATGTTCGACGCTTGCCGTAACCTCGAAGTCAGCAGCGAATTGCTGGTCGGTTATTACACCCAGTCGCTGAAAGAAACCCCTGAGCCTCAGAGAGCTTTGCGCCGAGCGCTCTCGCGCTACTACAGCGGCAATCCACGTCGTGGTTTCCAGTCCGATTCTCCTGGCGGCACAAGCTATGTGCAGCGGGTAGTCGGTCGTGCCTTGGCCCCTAATCAGGTTGACCCTGTGGTGCCCGCTTTGGAAGCCGCTGATGGCGATCAGGCCATAGCCGTGCGTCAGACTACAGAGCAGGCCAGGAAACGCCCTGAGCGCGCCCGTAGAGCCACACAAGAACAGTCCGAACAATGGGTGATTGTCGCGGGTTCCTCCGGCAACCAATCGCCTGCTGAGCAACCAGCCTCATTCGATAAGGCTGATAGCGATTCTGATCCCGAGGCAGTGGCCGAAGGTGATGAAAAATCAACGGTGAAAGTCGCGCTGAATACTGACAGCGAGGGTGGTGGTAAGCCGCCCGTGACTGAGTTCCACCGTCCCAAGCCACAAGGCAAGCAACCGTCGCGACGTGCTGAACAGTCGTCGGCTCCGTCGTTCGTGCAAATCATCAACTGACGTTTCTCGCACGCGAGAAAAATAGGGGAAAACATGAAACTCAAAATTCCGGCATTCGTGCTGGCGGGCATCCTTTTGCCTGCAA
This region of Pseudomonas sp. HR96 genomic DNA includes:
- a CDS encoding type IV secretion system protein, encoding MANLTLEGLVGASDEVSTRFVAEVFPNLAGLVSPVVYIAAVLYWATLGFSVYSGRQGIDPWDFGKRGMMTLMVFAGLNWGEGGSILYQGWAQATEALAAKVMSGGSTTNMLDALYVNIGKVSSVLMNVSWRQFGMILMGYGLFVVNCILFVVALLNMLIAKFGAAICMAIFPIIIGFFFFQSTRQWAMNWLSKMLNFSFVYVMSIAIVRFGYAAFGDAIDEVTRAATITDAALITAQQYGTLLIVVGILVICMLQVRSWAAALASGASVQGASLVMMAIRSAGIR
- a CDS encoding lytic transglycosylase domain-containing protein, which codes for MLPKFTIAALALCCAFNQAYADDAATIPESVVFSELAAQCAPKVNHQTLNALVGNESSYNPYAIGVVDGVLERQPQSRNEAVATAERLEQEGYNFSVGIGQFNIKNIRAMGLTVDEMFDACRNLEVSSELLVGYYTQSLKETPEPQRALRRALSRYYSGNPRRGFQSDSPGGTSYVQRVVGRALAPNQVDPVVPALEAADGDQAIAVRQTTEQARKRPERARRATQEQSEQWVIVAGSSGNQSPAEQPASFDKADSDSDPEAVAEGDEKSTVKVALNTDSEGGGKPPVTEFHRPKPQGKQPSRRAEQSSAPSFVQIIN
- a CDS encoding type IV secretion system protein, which codes for MKKIYLPLALALAVGNASAGVPTFDYANAAAMAQELMQLQAQYETLKQQYQTMQNVQGNLEGSYGRGSVGLDDSLDAASVVPGSWQEVVSQQSSGAYGSKQSYYEDLINTMPQELFDNPEGQRAKGYQLSSNSVRAAMSGGDALYSEVQVHLNNLATLAAQVDTTTNAKDAADLQNRIAAENGMLSSAQSKLSALNMNLQANLSNAENQATADNQKFFTWSDQ
- the virB11 gene encoding P-type DNA transfer ATPase VirB11, with product MSEIASFRAKLANVVALLDDPMVTEIAINGPDNVWVGRRGQRFMSPVSVDGVTVPLIVSLAEVIAAHTNQEVDSMAPILSGRIPINLEDNVPDHERGDYRVQVVLAPAVEQHIGGIVTIRKPGRTIMTLDDYALSGAFERINEPVDRADYSDDHLKELMRDRQWKAFFIGVIKARKNIMISAGTNAGKTTFLNSLLQHIDPQERIVTIEDTREISLAAQNKVHLIYSRGGQGRAKVTPFDLLESILRLTPDRAIMGELRGGEAFPFLELLNTGHSGSLSSIHADSPTMMFDRLASMAARGGADMSKDQLIEYARQLVNVVVQWEYGFDGKRFITEVQFGSEVQSYAA
- a CDS encoding TrbG/VirB9 family P-type conjugative transfer protein is translated as MNMNLRALPQVTAIALSLAVGSIILPAQAAKEPTSLMTDQRVKQVPYDPNQVYELIGTYNYQTSIEFEADEMVKVVALGDTIAWQTVTYENRLFLKPVEDNAKTNLTVITSKRTYYFQLNSSKSSKGQSYLVRFVYPGSRVTTFAGAKPSPKAAYTASASEPNINYGYSGDRDAIGVTGALDDGEFTKFLLKKGTDMPQVYMVMPDGTEKLVNKRREGDYIVVERTASMFVLRDGNAYVCIENLANPYKRTVTRGARDGGGA
- a CDS encoding type IV secretion system protein, which translates into the protein MDNTFKNDETARRKHLVENKKVRQERNRSLLGQGIQAVVILGLVAAVVFLSKTHTVIPVVTVIGADGEVLKQRVVDKNNVSSEEALIESDLYTFINSCNTFDPRARQEMSDICHMFSSPEVARQYEHEIAADNPRNPYLTLDDKSWISAQAYGINKIGDLYQVAFNSNYYATPTSDPKTTQYVATVKVQHTGEPRALGDRWINPLGTVITVYRKNEELSRQ
- a CDS encoding TrbI/VirB10 family protein, producing MADQEKTREEEIREWDESQSNSMLKGGKSNKLSGIAIAVAAVVLCGGVFWLQHSGNDTTEKKKTSDDLVISERRRVQDPVQPRKQATVPAASNDGAQEAKAETPRSTVNKQQATGLSEDEKRRRQLEFQKELERQKMLAARQRSAIVAQSRGGAGNGGSSGSATGSSSGQSGGMLGGSSRSGAQNAPTNSNDAYAQSTFSDGVAVSEARAMKDLEFKVLQGATIDAVLQPRAKSDLPGQVCVSVQRDVYAAVGRRVLIPWGSTVCGSYNASLKPGQERLFTIWNWLRTPKLDGRPAMEVALNSGGADQLGSAGQGGVVDNHWAQIFGVAAAISVIGAGASNSGVGSGDRENSASNYRTEVQEAAADSAQTVLGRYANIQPSLTVPHGSRVVIYLNRDLDFSSQYKEEVERAENGGVTYIQ